In Dermacentor silvarum isolate Dsil-2018 chromosome 2, BIME_Dsil_1.4, whole genome shotgun sequence, the following proteins share a genomic window:
- the LOC119440647 gene encoding serpin B3, with protein sequence MAHTPATDGAPRSTPQNLHRTPRARHCEEDFYVSILPLVADARPERTRNEINLWFETTSRGHVPSVMSESLPTTGTDGSSTACHVIASAAYAEHSWDSRFGRHRMVLANLYNNGTEPCKTRMVRSISYYRYCASKALSARCLVVPSYRLDVEALQQALKSCDETLVELSLPNIELESSVSMRQALKRAGLAALFDPEKADLSGLLKESGEPLTEFVHKLKLKVTNVGHEGEHHGVTVINESGEHPGSPIEFHVNHPFVFVLYEPVNNTNLFVGRVVELIMVEQSCQDNTRRVLYRAA encoded by the exons ATGGCTCACACTCCGGCGACTGACGGCGCCCCGAGATCTACCCCCCAGAACCTGCATCG GACGCCTCGAGCAAGGCACTGCGAAGAGGACTTCTACGTGTCCATCCTCCCACTGGTGGCCGACGCCAGGCCCGAACGCACGAGGAACGAGATCAACCTCTGGTTCGAGACAACGTCCCGCGGGCACGTGCCCAGCGTCATGAGCGAAAGCCTGCCGACCACCGGCACAGACGGGTCTTCGACGGCGTGCCACGTGATCGCGAGCGCCGCGTACGCCGAGCACTCCTGGGACTCTCGGTTCGGCCGGCACAGGATGGTGCTGGCCAACCTCTACAACAATGGCACCGAACCGTGCAAGACGCGCATGGTACGCTCCATCTCGTACTACCGCTACTGCGCGTCCAAGGCGCTCTCGGCTCGCTGCCTGGTCGTCCCGAGC TACCGGCTGGACGTCGAGGCACTGCAGCAGGCCCTGAAGAGCTGCGACGAGACGCTCGTCGAACTGAGCTTGCCCAACATCGAGCTCGAGAGCTCCGTGTCGATGCGGCAAGCCCTCAAGAGGGCTGGCCTGGCTGCTCTCTTCGACCCGGAGAAGGCCGACCTCAGCGGCCTCCTCAAGGAGTCTGGCGAGCCTCTCACCGAGTTTGTACACAAGCTCAAGCTCAAGGTGACCAACGTGGGCCACGAAGGAGAGCACCACGGCGTCACGGTGATCAACGAGAGCGGCGAGCACCCCGGCTCGCCGATCGAGTTCCACGTCAATCACCCGTTCGTGTTCGTGCTCTACGAGCCGGTCAACAACACTAACCTGTTCGTCGGCAGGGTCGTCGAGTTGATCATGGTAGAACAGTCATGCCAGGACAACACGAGGCGGGTGCTGTACAGGGCTGCTTAA